The nucleotide window ATTTTAAAGGATTGGATAACAGACTTTCACTCATAAGAAAAAACCTCCTGTTCTCTACCACCGTATGAACAGAAGGTTTCGTTTATTCCAGTTCGACGCGTTTTTCCTCAACAACTTCGTACATTGAAGCCGCATCTTCTTTCCGGGTATACTGCGCGGTTTCGGTCACCCTTACCGTCAGCTGCCGCTGGCCGAAAATCACGGTGATCAAATCGCCCACATTGACTTCACTGGCCGGCTTAGCGGTCTTTCCGTTGATCAGCACGCGCTGGTGATCTGCCAGATCTTTTGATACTGTGCGGCGCTTTAAAATCCGGGCCACCTTTAAATACTTGTCCAATCGCATTTCATCACCTCTGGTTTCTATCATACCACAGTTCAACTGTCTTTCAAGCCTGGGACACTTCGCTCATTTCTCATTCTTCCTCATCCAGAAAGAAAATTTCATCCACATGCAGGCCCAGTCTGCGCGCCAATTTCATGGCCAGTTCCAGCGTCGGATTGTATTTGTTGTTTTCAATCGCAATGATGGTCTGCCGTGTCACGCCCATTTCCTGCGCTAAATCTTCCTGGCGCAGCCCAGCCTGCTTTCGCAGCTGTTTAATCCGATTCTGCATCGAATCTACCGCAGCCAGGCTGCACCCGAAGCGAGGATCAGCACGAAGATAACAAAAGCGGTAATACTCATTCCAAGCAGCCTATTCGGTTCATGGTACTCCTCATCGCCCGCAATCATCCGACGCTTGAGCGCAACCTGTGAAAATCCCTGAACGCATACCGCAAGTCCCAGCAGAATTGACGGCCAGGGCTGATAAGTCCCTGAATTAAACCAAGCTTGACCGCTGTTCCATAACGTCCAGGCACACAAGGCAAGCAGAACGGCTTTGTAGCCCAAAGACTCAGAGCGCAGCTGAATGTTTCGTTCCATTTCATCCATTTTCTTCATCATCCTGACCTCCTTAAAAAGACGCTTTTTCAGCTAAATGTTAAACTTTTTTTACATTTCAATTATAACTCCATGGATCGAAATGTCAAGACTATTTAACATTATTGCTCATCCATTCCTTATCTTAACAGTTCCATGGCAAAGTCTTTCTTCTACCTTTTTATCTAACCTTGAAGCAGAATCGTATTCTTTCTTCCTTTTTATCGGTGCTCATTCTCGCTCTCTGCCGCTTATTCTGTTAAACAAGCTTAAAATTAAGATTCACCTTTCCTTTGAGTTAAACAGCAATCCTTGTTTTACAGAATGCGGCTGTTCATGAATAGATTTTCGGTTTATACTGGTGAAAAGAGGTTATAACAATGCGAAAACTTACAGATGAAGAAGCTCTCACTTATGGGATCCAGCCCATCCATCATCAAATGGATAATGGTGAACAACGTTTTCGCCTGACGCGGGATACCGGCAGCAGCTACATTCTCACGCTCAGTGCCCATCAGAGCGGCTGGCAGTCCAGTCACATTCACCATCAAAAGCGCGAATTCTACATTGTGGAACAAGGCTGGATTGTCATCGCCTTATGGCAGCAGGAGAAGCTGACGTTTCAGCGCTTGGATCCCGATGACTGTTTTATGCTTCCGCCAGGCCTTCCCCACAACGTTTACTTGGCAGCGGACTCGGTTGTGCATACGGTTAAATATGGCTGTCCTGATACGGATTGGGAAGCCGTCAGCGCGCTGGATGAGCTTCTTCGTACCGAAACCTTTGATGGAAAGACATTTTTAACCCGTTAAATTCATTCTTGGTTTCCACGTTTACGATTCTCTGACGATGATTGGCATTCATTCTGATCGAGCATGATCTTTCCTGTATTCCTATTTCCTAAAGCAAAAACAGATGTTCTGCGCTCGATCCTGAACGCGGCTCATCTGTTTTCTCTTGTTCTTCAATACCCATTTCAAAAATAGCTCTTCTGTCTGACTGGGATGGACCCGTCAGTGTTCGTGATTGCGGATCAGCAGCCGGCTGAAGGCCTGCGCAATATCCAGATGCTGCGGCTGCAGTGGGGAATCCTCTTCCAGTACGACGAAGGCTCCCAGCCAATCTCCATATACCGCAACCGGAAAGATCGTGCCTTTCATCGTATCCGGCTTAGCCGCAAACAACCGTACCTGATCAAACGGACGAACATGGTACGCTTTGACACATTCCTGAAACTCCACGGACAGTGACTGGCTGCGCCAATCATCCAGCTTCGTCTGTCCAACGCATAAAATCTGATCATCCTCTACGAATAAGACCGGATGTTCCGTTACTTCCTGCAGCGTTTGACACATCCGTGTGATCGCTTCCGTTTCATCGCTCAGAACGGAAAACTTTTTCAATACGATCTCAGAATCCTCATTGACGAAAAATTCGATTGAATCGCCTTCCTTGAGCTTATATATTTTACGGATTTCCTTCGGGATGACTAAACGCCCTAAGTCATCCAGTCTTCTAACTATACCTGTTGCTTTCATGCCGACTCTCCTTTACGTACAAATAGTATGGGACAACCGGCTCCGGATTATTCTATGAAACTTCCAGTTTCTTACTTTGATCCAAGACTTCGATGGCTAAGGCTAATTCATTGCCTTTTTTCGGAAGACGAACAATAATTCGTCCCTGAACATAACGCAGCTGGATATCCTTGGATATCGTTGTGAACGTTTCAAATAATTTTACACCGTCGATATGATCGGAAAAGGCTTTGGAGAAAACGATTTCCATCTGATTTTTCACATCCCGGAAGGAATCCACCCGCGGTTCGTTCAACAGAATGTCCAATCGTTTTTTCTCGAACAACAGACCAACGGATTTCGGCATTTTTCCAAAATAATCCTGAGTCTCCTCTTTGAGTGCGATTAACTGATCTTCATCCTGGGCGGCGTCAATCCTTTGATACAGTGATATTTTCTCAAAATCCAACGGAGCAAACTGCTTTGGAATATAGCCGTCAACCTGAACCTGAGAGCGGACAGGTTCTTTGACTTCGGGTTTGACTTCGCCCTTTTTCTCAGCGATCGCTTCCTGCAGCATCTCGATATACATATCGATGCCGACGGTATCAATAAACCCAGACTGGCTGGGGCCTAACAGATCCCCTGCGCCGCGGATCGTTAAATCGCGCATCGCAATCTTATAGCCGCTGCCGAGTTCAGTAAATTCTTTGATCGCCTGCAGGCGCTTCTGGGCAATCTCATTGACCTGCTTGCGCGGACGGACCATCAGGTAAGCATACGCAACTCGATCGCTGCGGCCGACCCGGCCTTTGATCTGATACAGCTGCGCCAAACCGAAGGTATCCGCATTTTCAATCAGGATCGTATTGGCGTTGGGAATATCAATGCCCGTTTCAATAATCGTCGTACAGATCAGCACATTCACTTCGTTGTCAGTAAACTGCATCATGACTTCTTCAATTTCATCACGGCTCATCTTCCCATGCGCCACGGCAATTTCTGCTTCTGGAACATCCTGTTTGATCTGGCGGGCAACATTATAAATCTCCTGAATGTTATTGAAAAGATAGAAAACCTGTCCCTGACGGGCCAGCTCCCGTTCGATCACTTCCTTGACCAGCGCGCGGTTTTTCTCAATCACGTACGTCTGCACCGGCATACGATTGCTCGGCGGCGTTTCCAGCTGAGATAAAGAACGAATGCCGATCAAGGACATCTGCAGCGTGCGTGGAATCGGCGTGGCGGAGAGTGAAAGGACATCCACAGATTCCTTCATTTCCTTGATTTTTTCTTTGTGTTCAACTCCGAAGCGTTGTTCTTCGTCGATGACCAGCAGGCCGAGATCATGAAACTGCACGTCTTTGGACAAGATACGATGGGTGCCGATGATCATGTCAACCTTGCCTTCCTTCAGCTCGCGCAGGATTTCCTTTTGTTTGGATTCCACGACGAAGCGGTTCAGCACTTCCACACGGATCGGGAAGTTCTCGAAGCGCTTCATCGCCGTAGCGGTATGCTGCAGGGAGAGGATCGTAGTCGGGCACAGGAAAGCGACTTGCTTGCCTTCGGTAATCGCCTTGAACGCTGCTCTTAATGCAACTTCAGTCTTGCCGAACCCCACATCGCCGCACAACAGCCGATCCATCGGTTTCGGCTGCATCATATCCTTTTTGACTTCCTGTACCGCCAAGGCCTGATCGGGAGTCAGTTCATATTCAAAGTCATCTTCGAATTCCTGCTGCAGCACCGAGTCCGGACCGTAGGCATAACCGATGTTCTCTTCGCGCTGGGAATACAGCTTCACCAGGCGGTCAGCAATCTCGTTAACATTCTCTTTCAAACGCTGCTTGGTCTTTTCCCAATCGTGACTGCCCAGCTTATTCAGCTTCGGCACCACGCCTTCACGGGAAACGAATTTGCGGACCAGGCGGAATTGTTCCAGCGGCACCAACAATTCGTCATTGCCCTTGTAGACAACGCGCAGGAAATCCTTATGCACGCCGTTGAACTCCCGCGTCACAATCCCCAGATACTGGCCGACGCCATGTTGGGAATGCACGATGAAATCGCCGGGCTGCAGATCTTGATAACTGTTCAGCGCCTCGGCTTCCTTAAACTTGGAAGCATATCGTCCCAGCTTTGTTTTTTTCTTAAATAGTTCGTGCGAGGTATAGACGATCAGATTTTCTTTTAATGCTTCAAAGCCTTCATCCAGCGCTTGCGGGATCAGCACCAGGCCTTCCTCATGCGGCTGGGTGTCATTGATCAGAAACGGAATTTCCTTTCCCTTGAGGATCGGAACAATTTCTTTCAGCTCATGGTCCTGCAGGAAAAAATACATCTGCCGGCCGCGGCCTTCTTTCAAAGCAATTTCCAGCTTCATCGGCAGCGTTTCATTCGGCAGGGCGACTTCCCGGATCATCGCATGCGGAACTTTGCGCAGCGAATCGAAAGTATCGATTTCCGTAACTTTCCGGCCAGCCAGCACGGTATTGAGCTCATGCTGAACGCTGAAACGCGGCAGCATTTTCAACTCCTGCGCCATTTCCTGAATGTAGGCCGTGGTTTCTTCTGTCAGCTGATGCAGATGGGTTTTGATCTGATCCGGATGGGACAGAAAGACCTGGGCCTGCGGGCAATAGTCGATTAAGGAGCAATTGTCATCGAGATAGCTTAAATACGGATACAGCCGGCTTTCCCTTAAGTGCGCCCGCATGGTTTCCATATCCAGATCCACAATCCCCTCGATCTGTTCATATTCGCCGTGGGTATAACGGCTTTTCAGCGATTCCAGATGATGGTGTACGCGCTGATCGATCAAAGCGATCTGATCATCGTCCAAAAGCAGATCGGAAGCCGGAACAATTTCCGCTTCGCTCAGCACCTGTACTGTGCGCTGCGTCGCAATATCAAAGGTACGGATACTGTCGATTTCCGTATCAAAAAACTCAATTCGTACCGGAGCGTCGCTGTTGATCGAATAGATGTCGATAATTCCGCCGCGGCTGGCAAAGCACAGCGGCTGATCCACCCGTGCGGTCTGTTGGTAGCCCGCCGCGATCAGGGTGCGCTTCAGCTCATTCATCGAGACTTCCATGCCGGTTTTTAACAGGATCGTGCACAGCTTAAACTGGGCAGGAGAGGGCAGATAGCGAACCAGGGCTGAAGCATGAGTCACACAGATCAGCTGATCCTCGTTCAACAAACGATTCAGAGTTTCTACCTTTTCCGCCGTAGCTTCCGGAGACGCGGCAATGGCCTCTACCCGCAGTGATTCCTCCACGCTGAAAAGCGCGCAGACCTGTGGGGAAAGCAGGGATTTCAGCTTTTCCGCCAGACGCTGAGCGGTATAGAGATTATTTTTTATGATCAGCATCGGCCTTGGATTCTGCGCATAGCTGGCTGCCAGAATCAGCGCTTCCTCGGTTAAGGAAGAAGCGGAAAGAAAGGCTTCCTGCCGCGTGCAGGCTGCAACGGCTGGGTTGTGGGCCAGCCGCCCTAACAGGAAGTTCATCGACTGCGGTTGAAGCGGTTCATGACTTCGCTGATCGGCATCGTCATGCTTGCCTTGGCCGCTTCCGCCGCGTGGTTGATTGCCGCCTGATAGTCCTCCCGCTGCTCCGCCGGAACTTTGCCCAGCACATAATCGACAATCGGAATCAGCGGATTTTTATCAATTCCTACCCGAATCCGGGCAATTTCTTGGGTATGCAGATGATCGATGATATTTTTCATGCCCTTCTGACCGCCCGCACTGCCGGAAGTCCGGATGCGGATCTTGCCGACAGGCAGATCCAGGTCATCATGAATGACGAGAATTTGATCAACCGGGATTTTATAAAACTGGACAGCCTGAATGACCGCTTCCCCGGAATTGTTCATATAGGTCTGCGGTTTCATTAACAGAATTGTTTCCTGTCCGCAGCGTACAGTTGTGATCAGAGCGTTGAATTTGGATTGACTGATTCCTGTGTTTAACAGATCCGCCAGCCGATCCAGCACATCAAAGCCCGCGTTGTGACGGGTATGTTCATATTCTCTACCGGGATTGCCTAATCCGACAATTAATTTCATAAAGTCTTCCTCCTGTCTTTATGGATGACCTGCAGCCTTTTTGTAAACCAGCGAAGAAAACCTGCTTCGGTTTCTTCTGGGGCTGCAAGACGCAAAATGACCGGATTTCCTTCAATCCCGGCCTTTTCATGCCTGATCATTATAACAGAATTCTTCCCGCTTGTCTTATCTGGGAGTCGGATTTTTCCGACTTTCTTTTTCCTTTTCTGACATGTAGAAAAACACTCAGGACTGTTGGCTTTCACTTTTTTTCTGCATTCTCAAGCGTTTGTTCACGCCGGATCTGGGTCGCGGTTTTTCCGGTTTGTTGCTTCAGCATCTTGCAAAAATAAGAAGCGGAACAGAAATTTGTTTCTTCAGCAATTTCCGTAATCGTTTTGCGTGTTGTTCTCAACAGCGTCACAGCCCGGTTGATCGTTGCTTTTTGTTTTAATTCAGTAAATGTTGCTTGGAATTCATCTTTGAGAATTCGTTCTGTCTGACGCACGCTCAGCTGCAGACGATCGGCCAGCGCAGACAGTGTCAGATTCTCACTGTCAAAGAAAAAGCATTCTCGATGTTGATTTTTCGATAATCATCCGGAACTGAATTCCGACTCTCACTCTGCTGCCAATCCGGGCCTTATATCCGGCTGCGTGATACCCCTGTCTTCAATCGGGATCTAATCCGTATTGAAGATCCGTTTATCTGGAAAGAGCAGGACTTGTACCCCATGATTGCCAAGGATATGCGCGGCGATGTATGCGGCCAAAAACAGGGTGGTATGCATGCAATTTCTCCCGATGGGATCCATTGGGAAGCAATTCCTGATGAATTAGCCTATACCCGAAGGCTTCATTGGGATGATGGAAAAACGAAACTGATGGGTTCGCTGGAAAGACCGTTCCTCTTGTTTGAAAATGGAAAGCCGGCGCATGCTTTCTTCGATACCAGCAATGGCACGCAGGGCTTTACCGATGCCACAAATACCTGGACCGTCTGCATTCCCTTAAAGCAGGAGTAAGACTAATCAACCGTACCATTATACCTGCCTTTGTCTGTTGAAAAGAAGCAATTCTGGAAAAAGACAAAGGCCGGTATTTTTTTCCCTTCCGCTTTTTCAAAGAAGATCATTCTGATTTTTTGACCTTATCTGTCCAACTCAATGCATTCGATGGCTTTCCCTTCTGACGATTCAATATCAGACTGATCTTCATATCAAAAGTACTGAAAATCAATTAAAATATAAGTAGTAAGAGAAAACTTATCTTTTAGAAGATGACTTTAATAAGAAGAAAAGGAGGAACGCCGAGCTTATGGTGAAGATTTCGGAAGAAACAAAAAATAATATTTTCAGCTTATTCACTTATTTAAACCAGCTTCAAAGAAAAGAAGAACTGGAACAGTCCTTGTTGTTAGCTGAACATAAAAACAGTTTGATTGTGATTCCTAAAAACAAAATTATTTCCTGGCAGAAAAAAGTCAATTTGGATTATGCAGCGCTTAAAAGTGAATTGGATATTCTCAACGAAAAGATCTGTCCGATAAGTGTTGATCAGCAGAAGGTTATTGTTAAAAGTTTTGTTGAAGAAATGATCAAGCTGAAGGACAGAGAGTTTATCCAGAAAACATTCTTGCTTTATTTATGTTACGAATTCAAAGAAAGCCTGACTGCGTATGAACAGACCTTATCTAAAAGTTATGATACACGGGCTGTCGAGTCACAAATTCAACTGTCCAACCGGTTAACGGGATCTTATCATTATACGGCCAGCGTAGAAATCGCTTATGATTTAGATCAATTAAAAGACCTATCCATCTCAGCGCAAAAGCTGCATAGTCAAGTTAGAACCTACATTGAAAAATGGAGTAATTTAAAAAATTGGTATACCGACAATTTGTTGAACAAAGAATTGAAAGGTTTTGCGAACTTAAAGATTCAATCCGCTAATTTTGATTTTCGTGTAGACCATGAGATCTCTGTTTCCAACACACTCTTAAACAGCTTGGATGCTTTCATTCCCGCCTATCTGGAAACATTGATCCGCGGCATAGAAAAGACTGGAACACAATGGTGATTTCCACCTGCTTCCAGTCTTTTTTCAATCTTGGTTTTAAGCTTCATCCTTTGTTTCTGGTTCATCCTCCGCTTTGGACCAGACCTGTGACTGGCTGATTTCATGGATTCCCAGATCTCTTAGAATATTAGCGCCCATTTCTGTTGACGCCCAATTGCTCACCGGTTTTTCCACACGCTGAGCCAGCTCTTCATCCTTGCGTGCCTGCGCGATTCCAGCTAAGAAGGCCGCCGCGATATTGCGATAAATATCCAGCATCTGCCGTGAACACTTCATCTTTTTGATCAGACCCTGCGCCAAATCCATGAACACCGCTTCACCGCAGTCTCCTTGTTTTGTATACCAGGCCCAACTCGCCGTATACAATTGATAAAACAGCTGATCCTGGAAGTAATCTTCTTTTTCCAGCACTTTCTCATGCAGCCGATTCAGCAATTCCTCATTGTTCTGACTGTACGCCTTAAAGCTGCAGGCAAAACACAGGTAATAAAAACTGTCTTCATTCAGACCAATCTTATTGCGGCGCCGATTCTTGGGATCGATAATGATTTTACTCAGATCAATCCGTTCAAGACAAGCTTCAATTTCAGGCAGATCATGCTGATATTTAATCAGTCCCCACAATTTCAGAATTTCACCTTTGGCTGCAAATTCCGGATCCTGAATCGAATCGATAAACTGATCAATGGCAGGGAAAAACAGCGATTCATCACTGATTTGATCCACACAGGCAATCAGTTTTTTCATTTTTTTAGAACGCTTCAGCAACGTCAGCAGGGAAATCAACATGCCCGCTGAGATCGCAAAGCAGACAATCGTAATTAACAGACTCATAAAAAAGTCACCTCTTCGGTGACATTATACCTGATTTAGCTCAGGAAAAAAAGCATTGCTCGTATTCGTTTATTCGCCAAGCTTGCCGAAGAAGGTCAGCGCGATCAATCCGCTGATCCCCACCAGACAGTAAATAATCCGGCTGAACAAGGTGCCTGCACCAAACAGGAACGATACCAGGTTAAATTCAAACGCGCCGACCAAACCCCAGTTAACAGCGCCGATGACAACCAGAAGCAAAGCGATTCCGTTGATTATTTTCATATCATCGATCCTCCTGCTCGTTAGTATGTCCAGTCTGATTATTTTTATAACTAGGAATGAAACCAGGAAAAACTATTTTCCGATTTCGTTTTTCAGCCTTCTCCGTATCCGGCCATCCAATCATCATCCAGCACTTGTATTCTCAATCCAATAAGAAAAAAAGATTCCCACCTTTGAAAGGTGAGAATCCATGTTGATTTATTCCACTTCTAACTTTTTTTCAAGAACAAAGTAGATCACGCCGTAGAACAGGGCACATGTTAATAACGTAAACACGATCTCCAGCGCAATGACACCATTCCCTGAAAAACCTCGCATCAGCTGGCGCATCGGACTTGAGAAGCTGTCGCGAATTAAGCCCATGGCAATTGAGATCACAAAGAACAAGGTCACTGAAATCGCTGTTTTATGCCGCGGTGTAAATCTTGTCTGCGGCAGTGTGATGACCATATAAACATACAGAATCATTTCGGCCATCCCCGATAAAACTAAAGCTAATGAGAGAAAGAGGGTAACCAAGTCGGAAAGATCAATATGAATCGTAGCGAATAAACGCATCCATTCTGACCAGCTTGGCAGATCCATGCCTACCAGAATCCCAGCTACCAAAACCATCAAGGTATAGCCCAGCATCAAGACAAAACCGGCTATGATGATCCACAGGATATCGGCCAGAACCTTGCTCAGGATCAGCTGATGGGTTGTAACTGGCAGCGTCAGGGTCAGATAACCCGGACGTTTAAACATCGAATTGCGGTAATTCAGCGCGATATTGATCGCCGTACTGATGACAATCGCCATCGTCATAATCGTAACCGCCAAGATGGCAATAATCCCGAAAACGCTCATATTCGATTCAACACCCATGCTCGCCTGACTTACTAAAAGTTGATCTTTAAACAAAATCGGTGACAGGACGCAGGCAGCGATGAAAATAAGATAGATAATCCCATAACTGCGCCATTCATGAATCAGTTCATATTTTAAAAGCTTTAACATTTGAAGACCTCCCGGAAAACCTCATCCACCGATTTTCCTGTTTCCGCGCGCAGCTGTTCCGCATTCTTATGCATTGCCAGCTCGCCATATTTTAAGAAGATAACGTCATCAAAGATTTTTTCAATATCGCTGATCAAATGGGTCGAGATCAGGACGATGGCATCTTCCGCATAGTTGTTCAGAATGATGTCCAGAATCAATTCCCGAGCTGCAGGATCGACACCGCCGATCGGTTCGTCGAGAATATAAATTCTTGCTTTCCGGCTCATGACCAGACATAACTGAAATTTTTCCTTCATGCCTTTGGACATGGACTTAATCCGCATATTCGGATTCAGGTCAAGCCGCTTCATCAGCAGCAGAGCTTTGGCGATATCGAAATCCGCATACAAATCTTCAAAAATCTTAAGCGCGTCGTTGGCTTTCATCCAATCGCTGAAATAGTTGTCATCCGGAAGGTAAGAAATAATACTTTTGGTATACGCGTCCGGTTTATGTCCGTCAATCAAGATTTCCCCGCTGTAATCACGAAGCAAGCCGTTCATAATTTTAATCAAGGTCGTCTTGCCGCTGCCATTCGGTCCTAAAAGACCGATGATCTGACCTGGAACCATATCCAGATCGACATTTTTCAGCGCCGTTGTTTGACTGTATGATTTCGTCAAACCCCGAATCTGAATTAAAGGTTTAGTGCTCTCCGTTGTCATTGTCCCTCTCCTTTACATAATAAGCTGTCTGAGCAAGAATTTCTTCCCCCTCAAACCCCAGATTTTCCATTTCTTTCACATAGCGGCTGATGCATGAAGTCGCCATCTGCTCGCGAACCAAGCCGATCAGTTCCTCATTTTCACTGATGAAACGACCTGCCGTCCGTTCACTTTTCAATAAACCTTCTCGTTCCAGCTCCGATAACGAACGCTGAACTGTATTCGGATTAACACCGAAATGCAGGGCTAAATCTCGAACGGAATCGACCCGATCTCCAGGTTTTAACCGTCCGGATACGATCTCTTTTTTGATATAGTCCATAACCTGAATATAAATCGGAAGGTTAGAATCAAAATCGATTGCCATAGGTTTCTCCTCTCTGTATTAGTACACTAATACATTAACACTAGGATGGATTTCTGTCAATCCTCTTTTTCTAAAATCTTGAAAATTAAAAAAACAAAGCTTCCACGCCTTGTTTTCGTTTTAATCCGTTTGCTGCCAACCGGCTGATTTCTTTCTATTGATTCTGGTTATCCTGGTTTTCTTCGGGAACTTGACTTAATCTTCTTTTTCCTTCTTCAAACTGGGCATCCCATCGAGCAATCAGTGCTGCTTCCTCTGGATTTAACTGTTCCCGCCAATCTTCATCAGGATCTTGAATGAATAGTGTTTCCAATTCCTGTCTTCGCTCTTTTTTCATCACATATTTCCCTCCGTCATAAAAAGTAGACTATTTGCTTTCGCCCTAATTTTGAGAAAAAAACTTTAAAATTTGTGGGTTTTTCTGGTTATTTTCATTATAAATCAGTCGTCATAAAAAGACTACTTTTTCTTCCATTTTTTTCTATTCTATGACATCCATACAAACCATATAACGTTTATTCAAATCTCTAAAGAAAGATAAAATTACGCTCAAGAAAACAGTTGAAAATATCACTGGTAATGATTTGCTATAAAGAACCTTGATCACATCTGACTGTGTAAGAAAAAACAGATAGGTTTCATTTTATACTCAGCTTACTTTTATTCTAAGTTAATCCGGAGCTTGATTTTTTTATCAAAGGTCAGACAAAAAGTGTGAAATTCTTAACGTTTCACACTTTATCAATTGATAGACCTTTAGATGCTTGCAAGCTGACGGATATAAACTTGAATGAAGAAAATGGCTAAGCACTTAAATTATCTCGTATTGGATTAACTGGGATTATGGAGAATAATTCTCTTCAAAACACTTAGAACTTCCAAGATTTTATCTTTTCACCTTGATCAAGATAAATCAGCGATAAAGCAAACGAGCTGCTCCTCGCCGCAGCTTTCTGCGCCAACGCTGCAGCTGAAGTGCTTTCTGGTATTGTTTTGGATCACCAATCCAGTCAAACTCTCCCAGAAATTCAATAAAATCACCGCCGAAACTCTTTTTAAAATCATGGATGCCATAATAGGGATCATCCGGATTCAGAGCTCCCGATACGCCCTCAAAATCATAAGTTTTCGCCCCTCTTTGCCAACAATCTTCAATAACTGCACTGTGTAGAGCGAAGGCCGCGCGGAAGTTTGGCAGAATCTTTTTTGTATACATATTCACGTTATACACATGCTCACCTTGCTGAATAAT belongs to Holdemania massiliensis and includes:
- a CDS encoding helix-turn-helix transcriptional regulator, with protein sequence MQNRIKQLRKQAGLRQEDLAQEMGVTRQTIIAIENNKYNPTLELAMKLARRLGLHVDEIFFLDEEE
- the mfd gene encoding transcription-repair coupling factor; translated protein: MNFLLGRLAHNPAVAACTRQEAFLSASSLTEEALILAASYAQNPRPMLIIKNNLYTAQRLAEKLKSLLSPQVCALFSVEESLRVEAIAASPEATAEKVETLNRLLNEDQLICVTHASALVRYLPSPAQFKLCTILLKTGMEVSMNELKRTLIAAGYQQTARVDQPLCFASRGGIIDIYSINSDAPVRIEFFDTEIDSIRTFDIATQRTVQVLSEAEIVPASDLLLDDDQIALIDQRVHHHLESLKSRYTHGEYEQIEGIVDLDMETMRAHLRESRLYPYLSYLDDNCSLIDYCPQAQVFLSHPDQIKTHLHQLTEETTAYIQEMAQELKMLPRFSVQHELNTVLAGRKVTEIDTFDSLRKVPHAMIREVALPNETLPMKLEIALKEGRGRQMYFFLQDHELKEIVPILKGKEIPFLINDTQPHEEGLVLIPQALDEGFEALKENLIVYTSHELFKKKTKLGRYASKFKEAEALNSYQDLQPGDFIVHSQHGVGQYLGIVTREFNGVHKDFLRVVYKGNDELLVPLEQFRLVRKFVSREGVVPKLNKLGSHDWEKTKQRLKENVNEIADRLVKLYSQREENIGYAYGPDSVLQQEFEDDFEYELTPDQALAVQEVKKDMMQPKPMDRLLCGDVGFGKTEVALRAAFKAITEGKQVAFLCPTTILSLQHTATAMKRFENFPIRVEVLNRFVVESKQKEILRELKEGKVDMIIGTHRILSKDVQFHDLGLLVIDEEQRFGVEHKEKIKEMKESVDVLSLSATPIPRTLQMSLIGIRSLSQLETPPSNRMPVQTYVIEKNRALVKEVIERELARQGQVFYLFNNIQEIYNVARQIKQDVPEAEIAVAHGKMSRDEIEEVMMQFTDNEVNVLICTTIIETGIDIPNANTILIENADTFGLAQLYQIKGRVGRSDRVAYAYLMVRPRKQVNEIAQKRLQAIKEFTELGSGYKIAMRDLTIRGAGDLLGPSQSGFIDTVGIDMYIEMLQEAIAEKKGEVKPEVKEPVRSQVQVDGYIPKQFAPLDFEKISLYQRIDAAQDEDQLIALKEETQDYFGKMPKSVGLLFEKKRLDILLNEPRVDSFRDVKNQMEIVFSKAFSDHIDGVKLFETFTTISKDIQLRYVQGRIIVRLPKKGNELALAIEVLDQSKKLEVS
- the pth gene encoding aminoacyl-tRNA hydrolase, which translates into the protein MKLIVGLGNPGREYEHTRHNAGFDVLDRLADLLNTGISQSKFNALITTVRCGQETILLMKPQTYMNNSGEAVIQAVQFYKIPVDQILVIHDDLDLPVGKIRIRTSGSAGGQKGMKNIIDHLHTQEIARIRVGIDKNPLIPIVDYVLGKVPAEQREDYQAAINHAAEAAKASMTMPISEVMNRFNRSR
- a CDS encoding DUF378 domain-containing protein, coding for MKIINGIALLLVVIGAVNWGLVGAFEFNLVSFLFGAGTLFSRIIYCLVGISGLIALTFFGKLGE
- a CDS encoding RNA-binding S4 domain-containing protein, producing MRLDKYLKVARILKRRTVSKDLADHQRVLINGKTAKPASEVNVGDLITVIFGQRQLTVRVTETAQYTRKEDAASMYEVVEEKRVELE
- a CDS encoding AbrB/MazE/SpoVT family DNA-binding domain-containing protein produces the protein MKATGIVRRLDDLGRLVIPKEIRKIYKLKEGDSIEFFVNEDSEIVLKKFSVLSDETEAITRMCQTLQEVTEHPVLFVEDDQILCVGQTKLDDWRSQSLSVEFQECVKAYHVRPFDQVRLFAAKPDTMKGTIFPVAVYGDWLGAFVVLEEDSPLQPQHLDIAQAFSRLLIRNHEH
- a CDS encoding GntR family transcriptional regulator, coding for MAIDFDSNLPIYIQVMDYIKKEIVSGRLKPGDRVDSVRDLALHFGVNPNTVQRSLSELEREGLLKSERTAGRFISENEELIGLVREQMATSCISRYVKEMENLGFEGEEILAQTAYYVKERDNDNGEH
- a CDS encoding helix-turn-helix domain-containing protein, giving the protein MTLSALADRLQLSVRQTERILKDEFQATFTELKQKATINRAVTLLRTTRKTITEIAEETNFCSASYFCKMLKQQTGKTATQIRREQTLENAEKK
- a CDS encoding ABC transporter ATP-binding protein gives rise to the protein MTTESTKPLIQIRGLTKSYSQTTALKNVDLDMVPGQIIGLLGPNGSGKTTLIKIMNGLLRDYSGEILIDGHKPDAYTKSIISYLPDDNYFSDWMKANDALKIFEDLYADFDIAKALLLMKRLDLNPNMRIKSMSKGMKEKFQLCLVMSRKARIYILDEPIGGVDPAARELILDIILNNYAEDAIVLISTHLISDIEKIFDDVIFLKYGELAMHKNAEQLRAETGKSVDEVFREVFKC
- a CDS encoding cupin domain-containing protein; amino-acid sequence: MRKLTDEEALTYGIQPIHHQMDNGEQRFRLTRDTGSSYILTLSAHQSGWQSSHIHHQKREFYIVEQGWIVIALWQQEKLTFQRLDPDDCFMLPPGLPHNVYLAADSVVHTVKYGCPDTDWEAVSALDELLRTETFDGKTFLTR